The following coding sequences lie in one Streptomyces venezuelae genomic window:
- a CDS encoding acyl-CoA synthetase — translation MDPLFPALDTARGEALRFGDRSLTYPELAAVAASLAMRLRDTGRVAVWATPALETAVGVVAALLAGVPAVPLNPKSGDSELTHIVRDSAPTLVLTEPGTELPPALASLDRHDIDVQDGGTTRPAPALPEPPPESPALIVYTSGTTGPPKGAVLPRRAIAATLDALEDAWQWTGDDVLVHGLPLFHVHGLILGTLGPLRRGGSVRHLGRFGTEGVTRELGSGATMLFGVPTMYHRIAEALPDDPELAKALAGARLLVSGSAALPVHDHERIAAATGRRVIERYGMTETLMNTSVRADGEPRAGAVGVPLPGVELRLVDEAGDEVAADDPEAVGEIQVRGPNLFTEYLNRPDATAAAFAPGGWFRTGDMAVRDPDGYVRIVGRKATDLIKSGGYKIGAGEIENALLAHEGVREAAVTGEPDPDLGERIVAWVVPAQADAPPSLTDLADHVASALAPHKRPRVVRYLESLPRNDMGKIMKRSLTQQ, via the coding sequence GTGGATCCCCTCTTCCCGGCCCTGGACACCGCGCGCGGCGAGGCCCTCCGGTTCGGTGACCGCTCCCTGACCTACCCCGAACTGGCAGCGGTCGCCGCCTCCTTGGCCATGAGGCTGCGTGACACCGGCAGGGTCGCCGTGTGGGCGACGCCGGCCCTGGAGACGGCGGTGGGCGTGGTCGCTGCGCTGCTCGCGGGCGTACCGGCCGTACCGCTCAATCCGAAGTCGGGCGACTCCGAGCTCACGCACATCGTGCGCGACAGCGCCCCGACGCTGGTGCTCACCGAGCCGGGCACGGAACTCCCGCCCGCGCTGGCGTCCTTGGACCGCCACGACATCGACGTACAGGACGGAGGCACGACCCGGCCCGCCCCCGCCCTTCCCGAACCGCCTCCGGAGTCCCCCGCCCTGATCGTCTACACCTCCGGCACCACGGGCCCGCCCAAGGGCGCCGTCCTCCCGCGCCGCGCGATCGCCGCCACCCTGGACGCGCTGGAGGACGCCTGGCAGTGGACCGGCGACGACGTCCTCGTGCACGGCCTGCCCCTCTTCCACGTGCACGGCCTGATCCTCGGCACGCTGGGCCCGCTGCGCCGGGGCGGCTCCGTGCGGCACCTGGGCCGGTTCGGCACCGAAGGCGTCACGCGCGAGCTGGGCTCCGGGGCGACGATGCTGTTCGGGGTGCCGACGATGTACCACCGGATCGCCGAGGCCCTGCCGGACGACCCAGAGCTCGCGAAGGCCCTCGCCGGGGCGCGTCTGCTCGTGTCCGGCTCGGCGGCGCTCCCGGTCCACGACCACGAGCGCATCGCCGCCGCCACGGGCCGCCGCGTCATCGAGCGGTACGGCATGACGGAGACCCTCATGAACACCAGCGTCCGCGCCGACGGCGAGCCGCGCGCGGGCGCGGTCGGCGTGCCGCTGCCCGGCGTCGAGCTGCGCCTGGTGGACGAGGCGGGCGATGAGGTGGCGGCGGACGACCCGGAGGCGGTCGGCGAGATCCAGGTACGCGGCCCGAACCTGTTCACGGAGTACCTGAACCGCCCGGACGCGACCGCGGCGGCCTTCGCGCCGGGCGGCTGGTTCCGCACCGGCGACATGGCGGTGCGGGACCCCGACGGGTACGTGCGCATCGTCGGCCGCAAGGCCACCGACCTCATCAAGAGCGGCGGCTACAAGATCGGCGCGGGCGAGATCGAGAACGCGCTCCTCGCCCACGAGGGGGTACGGGAAGCCGCGGTCACCGGCGAACCGGACCCCGACCTGGGCGAACGCATCGTGGCCTGGGTGGTCCCCGCCCAGGCGGACGCCCCGCCGTCCCTGACGGACCTGGCGGACCACGTGGCCTCCGCCCTGGCCCCGCACAAGCGCCCACGGGTGGTGCGCTACCTGGAGTCCCTGCCGCGCAACGACATGGGAAAGATCATGAAGCGGTCACTGACACAGCAGTAG
- a CDS encoding S8 family serine peptidase, translated as MTRAPVRRRAALVAAVGLAFALLPGGQGAVAVPGDAPGAAPEATATPPAAHTVTLITGDKVTVTPLPGGRQAVTVDRPDGTHGPEGAVRSQVVDGHVTVVPDEARPYLRSGVLDERLFDVTGLIRQGLADRGGAGAELPLIVTYDGKGARGVHPMPRGVEKVRSLESVGGVAVRAERPGALWQALRAKSSRIDKVWLDGRVEADMARSNEQIGTPKAWDAGLTGKGVKVAVLDTGVDGEHPDLKGRVGESKSFIPGEEVADRNGHGTHVASTVGGSGAASDDGREKGVAPGASLAVGKVLSDEGFGSESEIIAGMEWAARDVDAKVVSMSLGSSEPSDGTDPMAAAVNALSKETGALFVVAAGNAGAPSSIGSPGAADSALTVGAVDSADEAAYFTSQGPRVGDHALKPDLSAPGVDILAARSGLTAGEGFYTEMSGTSMATPHVAGVAALLAERHPDWTGAQLKDALMSSSREVEASAYELGSGRVSVPDAVDSRVTATGSADLGFYGWPYEENEPVERVLTYRNASDDAVELSLSARGAADGVVALADSTLTVPAHGTASTTVTGHGAKAPVGNTSGAVVASAGGKEVARTAFGLVKEEERYTLTVHVKDRDGAASPADLVVQQLTEGTEPFPAAVDDSGTLKLRLKPGTYALSTFLDVRGSHGKDSLGLGFLADPQIRLDRDRAITLDGRKLREIKADVDRRTETRQLLMEYDRKAGGVDLMGAVQVPVKYDSVFAAPTAKVTDGSFEYRTVWRLGKPLVDVKGLREAVAQPGGTIAEGREKWALVDAGDGTPAAYEGKDVRGKAVVVRRTDAVTPARLGQAAQDAGARALFVTDDRPGRLNAWFGTDDNGERPLQVATVDAADGARLVAAAKGNKRVESVGTRNTPYVYDLSEGHEGGIPKRDLTYEPSARELATLDSKFHAVKPAAGGEYRYSVTDTFPIGFGFQERIDLPAERTEYVSMGRGQLWHESVSTGPGALEERSGLVAYKGGRRTGLDWFKPVLHPWLGTGLGWGQTRSGNDLAFNVPGWGDSGPDHTGFGDVWNEESMTQVSEVFVDGVSADRRKSSGVYVWDADPAEHTYKVVTDTTLDPERWQLATRGHAEWTFRSKETPADRKTFLPLLNLGFDVDTDLAGTVRGGRTVDVGIFAEYVKGAADTGTIGGGGLSVSYDEGKTWRDVRLEREGRKAAWEGEVKVPRDARSVSLRASAGDDRGGVVSQEIVRAVGVR; from the coding sequence ATGACCAGAGCCCCCGTGCGGCGCAGAGCCGCGCTCGTGGCCGCCGTCGGTCTCGCGTTCGCCCTGCTTCCCGGTGGGCAGGGTGCCGTGGCCGTTCCCGGTGACGCGCCCGGCGCCGCCCCCGAGGCCACGGCCACGCCCCCGGCCGCCCACACCGTCACCCTGATCACCGGGGACAAGGTCACCGTCACCCCGCTCCCCGGCGGCCGACAGGCCGTCACCGTCGACCGGCCCGACGGAACGCACGGACCGGAGGGGGCCGTGCGCAGTCAGGTGGTCGACGGGCACGTCACCGTCGTGCCGGACGAGGCGCGGCCGTACCTGCGCTCCGGCGTCCTCGACGAGCGGCTCTTCGACGTGACCGGGCTGATCCGGCAGGGGCTCGCGGACCGGGGCGGGGCCGGCGCCGAGCTGCCCCTCATCGTCACGTACGACGGAAAGGGGGCGCGGGGGGTCCACCCCATGCCCCGTGGGGTCGAGAAGGTGCGCTCGCTTGAGAGCGTCGGCGGCGTCGCCGTCCGCGCCGAGCGTCCCGGCGCCCTCTGGCAGGCCCTCCGCGCCAAGTCCTCCCGCATCGACAAGGTGTGGCTCGACGGGCGCGTCGAAGCCGACATGGCGCGGAGCAACGAGCAGATCGGCACGCCCAAGGCCTGGGACGCCGGGCTCACGGGCAAGGGCGTCAAGGTCGCCGTCCTCGACACCGGGGTCGACGGTGAGCACCCGGATCTGAAGGGGCGTGTCGGGGAGAGCAAGAGTTTCATACCGGGTGAGGAGGTCGCCGACCGCAACGGGCACGGTACGCATGTCGCTTCCACCGTCGGCGGCAGCGGCGCCGCCTCCGACGACGGCAGGGAGAAGGGTGTCGCGCCCGGCGCCTCCCTCGCCGTCGGCAAGGTACTCAGCGACGAGGGGTTCGGCAGTGAGTCGGAGATCATCGCGGGTATGGAGTGGGCGGCCAGGGACGTCGACGCCAAGGTCGTCTCCATGAGCCTCGGCTCGTCGGAGCCGAGCGACGGGACCGACCCGATGGCCGCCGCCGTCAACGCCCTCAGCAAGGAGACCGGCGCTCTCTTCGTCGTCGCCGCGGGCAACGCGGGCGCCCCCTCCTCCATCGGCTCGCCCGGCGCCGCCGACTCCGCGCTCACCGTCGGCGCCGTCGACTCCGCCGACGAGGCCGCGTACTTCACGAGCCAGGGTCCGCGCGTCGGCGACCACGCGCTGAAGCCCGACCTGTCGGCGCCCGGCGTCGACATCCTCGCCGCCCGCTCCGGGCTCACCGCGGGCGAGGGCTTCTACACCGAGATGAGCGGTACGTCGATGGCGACGCCGCACGTCGCGGGCGTCGCCGCCCTCCTCGCCGAACGGCACCCCGACTGGACCGGCGCGCAGCTCAAGGATGCCCTGATGTCCAGTTCGAGAGAGGTGGAAGCGTCGGCCTATGAACTGGGCTCCGGTCGGGTCAGCGTGCCCGACGCCGTCGACTCCCGCGTCACCGCCACCGGCAGCGCCGACCTCGGCTTCTACGGCTGGCCCTATGAGGAGAACGAGCCGGTCGAGAGGGTCCTCACCTATCGCAACGCGAGTGATGACGCTGTTGAGTTGAGCCTTTCCGCTCGCGGTGCCGCCGACGGCGTCGTCGCGCTCGCCGACTCGACCCTCACCGTTCCCGCCCACGGCACCGCGTCGACCACCGTCACCGGTCACGGCGCGAAGGCACCCGTCGGGAACACCAGTGGCGCCGTCGTCGCGAGCGCGGGCGGCAAGGAGGTCGCGCGCACCGCGTTCGGGCTGGTCAAGGAAGAGGAGCGGTACACCCTCACCGTCCACGTCAAGGACCGCGACGGTGCCGCGTCCCCCGCCGACCTCGTCGTGCAGCAACTCACGGAAGGCACCGAGCCGTTCCCCGCCGCCGTCGACGACTCCGGCACCCTGAAGCTGCGCCTGAAGCCCGGCACGTACGCCCTGTCGACCTTCCTCGACGTGCGCGGCAGCCACGGGAAGGACTCCCTGGGTCTCGGCTTCCTCGCCGATCCGCAGATCCGCCTCGACCGGGACCGCGCCATCACTCTGGACGGGCGCAAGCTGCGCGAGATCAAGGCCGACGTGGACCGGCGCACCGAGACCCGGCAGCTGCTCATGGAGTACGACCGCAAGGCTGGCGGCGTCGACCTCATGGGCGCCGTCCAGGTGCCCGTGAAGTACGACAGCGTCTTCGCGGCGCCCACCGCGAAGGTCACCGACGGCAGCTTCGAGTACCGCACCGTGTGGCGGCTCGGCAAGCCCCTCGTGGACGTGAAGGGCCTGCGCGAGGCCGTCGCCCAGCCCGGCGGGACGATCGCCGAGGGGCGGGAGAAGTGGGCGCTCGTCGATGCCGGTGACGGCACGCCGGCCGCGTACGAGGGCAAGGACGTGCGGGGCAAGGCCGTCGTCGTGCGCCGTACGGACGCGGTCACCCCGGCGCGGCTGGGGCAGGCCGCGCAGGACGCGGGCGCGCGGGCGCTCTTCGTGACCGACGACCGGCCGGGGCGCCTCAACGCCTGGTTCGGTACGGACGACAACGGCGAACGGCCGCTGCAGGTCGCCACGGTCGACGCCGCCGACGGGGCCCGGCTCGTCGCGGCGGCGAAGGGGAACAAGCGGGTCGAGAGTGTCGGGACTCGCAATACCCCCTATGTGTACGACCTTTCGGAAGGGCACGAAGGGGGCATCCCGAAGAGGGATCTCACGTACGAGCCCTCCGCACGTGAACTCGCCACGCTGGACAGCAAGTTCCACGCCGTGAAGCCCGCGGCCGGGGGCGAGTACCGCTACTCCGTCACCGACACCTTCCCCATCGGCTTCGGCTTCCAGGAGAGGATCGACCTGCCTGCCGAGCGCACGGAGTACGTCTCCATGGGGCGGGGACAGCTGTGGCACGAGTCGGTGTCCACCGGGCCCGGCGCGCTGGAGGAGCGCAGCGGCCTGGTCGCCTACAAGGGCGGCAGGCGCACCGGCCTCGACTGGTTCAAGCCGGTCCTGCACCCCTGGCTCGGCACCGGGCTCGGCTGGGGCCAGACGCGCAGCGGCAACGACCTCGCCTTCAACGTGCCGGGCTGGGGCGACTCGGGGCCCGACCACACCGGCTTCGGCGACGTCTGGAACGAGGAGTCGATGACGCAGGTCAGCGAGGTCTTCGTGGACGGCGTGAGCGCCGACCGGCGCAAGAGCTCCGGCGTGTACGTGTGGGACGCGGACCCCGCCGAGCACACGTACAAGGTCGTCACCGACACGACGCTGGACCCCGAGCGCTGGCAGCTCGCGACCAGGGGCCACGCCGAGTGGACCTTCAGGTCGAAGGAGACCCCCGCGGACAGGAAGACGTTCCTGCCGCTGCTCAACCTCGGCTTCGACGTCGACACGGACCTCGCGGGCACGGTGCGGGGCGGCCGGACCGTCGACGTCGGGATCTTCGCCGAGTACGTGAAGGGGGCGGCGGACACGGGCACCATCGGGGGCGGCGGGCTCTCCGTGTCGTACGACGAAGGGAAGACCTGGCGGGACGTGCGGCTGGAGCGGGAGGGGAGGAAGGCCGCCTGGGAGGGCGAGGTGAAGGTGCCCCGCGACGCCCGGTCCGTGTCGCTGCGGGCCTCGGCGGGCGACGACCGGGGCGGGGTCGTTTCCCAGGAGATCGTCCGGGCGGTGGGGGTGCGGTAG
- a CDS encoding rod shape-determining protein — translation MTVSLEQLRRCHIAVDLGAARTRVYVKGAGLVVDQPSAAAVNTRTGALIAVGQFAEQMTGRTPGYIRVVRPVSGGTVVDIEMAQRMLRNLIGEKLRRTLRRKPRLRAAACTPHDADPLAQRAAVETMVGLGARRVELVDTLIAAAVGCGLPVERPEATMILVCGAATTQVAVLSLGSIVTAERIPVGGEAIDNAIVQHLRHHHELMLPSQSVRPLQLALRGNGLTPQGPESTEIHGRDVATGLARSVQVDTAAVRDAIHTPLTAVLDGIGKVLRDCPPDLVADLADRGIMMVGGSALLPGLDQMLRDATGMPVHIAERPDVCAVLGLGAMLEGKIQPLALAPLSG, via the coding sequence ATGACCGTCAGTCTGGAGCAGTTGCGCCGCTGCCACATCGCCGTCGACCTGGGAGCCGCGAGGACCCGCGTGTACGTGAAGGGGGCGGGACTCGTCGTCGACCAGCCGAGCGCCGCCGCCGTCAACACGCGCACCGGCGCGCTCATCGCGGTCGGCCAGTTCGCCGAGCAGATGACGGGGCGTACGCCCGGCTACATCCGGGTGGTGCGCCCCGTCTCCGGCGGCACCGTCGTCGACATCGAGATGGCCCAGCGCATGCTGCGCAACCTGATCGGCGAGAAGCTCCGCCGTACGCTGCGCCGCAAGCCCCGGCTGCGCGCCGCCGCCTGCACGCCGCACGACGCGGACCCGCTGGCCCAGCGCGCGGCCGTCGAGACGATGGTCGGGCTCGGGGCGCGCCGCGTGGAACTGGTCGACACGCTCATCGCGGCGGCCGTCGGCTGCGGGCTGCCCGTGGAGCGCCCCGAGGCGACGATGATCCTCGTCTGCGGCGCCGCCACGACGCAGGTCGCGGTCCTCTCCCTCGGCTCGATCGTGACCGCGGAACGCATCCCCGTCGGCGGCGAGGCCATCGACAACGCGATCGTGCAGCACCTGCGCCACCACCACGAACTGATGCTGCCCTCCCAGTCCGTACGCCCCCTCCAGCTCGCGCTGCGCGGCAACGGCCTCACGCCGCAGGGCCCGGAGTCGACGGAGATCCACGGCAGGGACGTCGCGACGGGCCTGGCCCGCTCCGTCCAGGTCGACACGGCCGCCGTCCGCGACGCCATCCACACCCCGCTCACCGCCGTGCTCGACGGCATCGGCAAGGTGCTGCGCGACTGCCCGCCCGATCTGGTGGCCGACCTCGCGGACCGCGGAATCATGATGGTCGGCGGCAGCGCGCTGCTGCCCGGCCTCGACCAGATGCTGCGGGACGCGACCGGAATGCCCGTACATATCGCGGAACGGCCTGATGTATGCGCAGTACTGGGACTCGGTGCGATGCTTGAGGGCAAGATCCAACCATTGGCGCTGGCACCCCTGTCCGGCTGA
- a CDS encoding GAF domain-containing protein has protein sequence MQPILEAVLSVGTDLELQATLQHIVDSAARLTGAGLGTLGVDAPGHGGPAELFVAGGPARHPDGVPCVRPTSDGTVIDVPIHVHDEPFGTLLLAEKEGGGPFTDEDRQLLRVLASQAGIAIGNARLFEAARQRERWIEGAAAVTTALLTGEAAADALMTVADRARILAGAAAGVILQPTEAGGMRIVAAATDGEPHGWGASSHRRAPGDGTARRAGPSADAPRPASRTNPSPTTDTHPNDLIGTTIEPGSAVLTQLLGGEPVYIDDSATDPRMTTHVRARFGPSMMLPLQAGGRLIGTLALPRRRGAPAYTSAERLLATQFASQAALALVLADAQQSRQRLAVFEDRDRIARDLHDLVVQRLFATGMMLEGTRRKARSTKVESTLDHAVDELESTIQEVRTAIFALQQPPADAPATFRGKVLRETAGASAVLGIQPSVHFAGAVDTQVTEPAAGHLLAALRRALAATSRRTGVTRVDVAIDARATLPDGRSGVRLTVYDDGDTEGGEPGRVAAGGGQANGAKTDSVEPGDAEAEDVASDGTRTGGAKTGGAKTGSTKTGDAKTGDAKTGSTKTGTTATWQAPL, from the coding sequence ATGCAGCCGATCCTCGAGGCGGTCCTCAGCGTCGGCACGGACCTCGAACTCCAGGCGACCCTGCAGCACATCGTGGACAGCGCGGCCCGGCTGACCGGGGCGGGGCTCGGCACGCTCGGCGTCGACGCCCCCGGCCACGGGGGCCCGGCCGAACTGTTCGTGGCGGGCGGTCCCGCGCGCCACCCCGACGGCGTGCCGTGCGTACGCCCGACCTCGGACGGCACGGTCATCGACGTACCGATCCACGTCCACGACGAGCCGTTCGGCACGCTGCTGCTCGCCGAGAAGGAGGGGGGCGGCCCCTTCACCGACGAGGACCGTCAACTCCTCCGGGTCCTGGCGAGCCAGGCGGGCATCGCCATCGGCAACGCCCGCCTGTTCGAGGCGGCCCGCCAGAGGGAGCGCTGGATCGAGGGCGCGGCGGCGGTCACCACGGCCCTGCTCACCGGCGAGGCGGCGGCGGACGCCCTGATGACGGTGGCGGACCGGGCGAGGATCCTCGCGGGCGCGGCGGCGGGCGTGATCCTGCAGCCCACGGAGGCGGGCGGCATGCGCATCGTCGCGGCGGCGACGGACGGGGAGCCGCACGGGTGGGGGGCGTCTTCACACCGACGCGCGCCGGGGGACGGGACGGCGCGTCGTGCCGGGCCCTCCGCGGACGCACCTCGCCCTGCCTCACGCACCAACCCCAGCCCCACCACCGACACCCACCCCAACGACCTGATCGGCACCACGATCGAGCCCGGCAGCGCGGTCCTCACCCAGCTCCTCGGCGGCGAACCCGTCTACATCGACGACTCGGCGACGGACCCCCGTATGACCACGCACGTACGCGCCCGCTTCGGCCCCAGCATGATGCTGCCGCTGCAGGCGGGCGGCCGCCTCATCGGCACGCTCGCGCTCCCCCGCAGGCGCGGCGCCCCCGCCTACACCTCCGCCGAACGCCTGCTCGCGACCCAGTTCGCCTCCCAGGCCGCGCTCGCCCTCGTCCTCGCCGACGCCCAGCAGAGCCGCCAGCGCCTCGCGGTCTTCGAGGACCGCGACCGCATCGCCCGCGACCTGCACGACCTCGTGGTCCAGCGCCTCTTCGCGACCGGCATGATGCTGGAGGGCACGCGCCGCAAGGCCAGGTCGACCAAGGTCGAGTCGACCCTGGACCACGCCGTGGACGAGCTGGAGTCCACGATCCAGGAGGTCCGCACCGCCATCTTCGCGCTCCAGCAGCCGCCCGCGGACGCCCCCGCGACGTTCCGGGGCAAGGTGCTGCGCGAAACGGCGGGCGCGTCCGCCGTCCTCGGCATCCAGCCGTCCGTCCACTTCGCGGGCGCCGTCGACACGCAGGTCACGGAGCCCGCAGCGGGCCACCTGCTCGCGGCACTGCGCCGGGCCCTGGCCGCGACGTCCCGCCGCACCGGCGTCACGCGCGTGGACGTCGCGATCGACGCCCGGGCCACGCTGCCGGACGGCCGCTCGGGAGTACGCCTGACGGTGTACGACGACGGGGACACGGAGGGCGGGGAGCCGGGCCGTGTGGCGGCGGGCGGCGGGCAGGCGAACGGCGCGAAGACCGACAGCGTGGAGCCGGGCGACGCGGAGGCGGAGGACGTGGCATCGGACGGCACGAGGACGGGCGGCGCGAAGACAGGCGGCGCAAAGACGGGCAGCACGAAGACAGGCGACGCGAAGACGGGCGACGCGAAGACGGGCAGCACGAAGACGGGAACCACGGCGACGTGGCAGGCCCCGCTGTAG
- a CDS encoding ABC transporter permease gives MTRSRSRSRGRPRAPLTLAVPAVLAVAFLLLPLVGILARTEWGDLGSHLTTPGVTQALKLSLLVSFWALGLSLLLGVPLAWLLARVEFRGKTLVRSLVLLPMVLPPTVGGVALLLGFGRRGLLGPWLEDTFGIVLPFHTSGAVVAATFVAMPFLVISLEGALGGLRPGFEETAASLGASPVRVFLTVTLPMVAPGLAAGAALTWARALGEFGATITFAGNLPGTTQTLPLQVYLLLQDSPEAATSLSLLLLAIAMAVLVGLRGRWTAGGGGSGQGRGPVRAGGGGDEEGEEGKEEHGGQVGPVAPPADVVGAGEKWGLHADVTGYNRLTLDARPGTTIAVVGPNGAGKTTLLRALLGLTPRAHAELRLGERDVTGLPPHRRGVAWVPQEGALFPHLNALGNTAYGLRAQGVRRAEARREAQAWLDRLGVGHLAHRRPAQLSGGQAQRVALARALAARPRLLLLDEPLAALDQTTRAHVRHTLRRHLDGFGGVCLIVTHDPVEAVSLADRVLVLDEGRTLQDAPPTEVTRHPRSPWVARMLGRNAWPGTAAADGTLALAGEGRLVVADPLEEGARALAVIAPEAVSLHCEKPGGSPRNVWPGVVREITTAGSRLRVLVTSGEAPDLVAEITPQAAVELGLVEGAEVWTSVKATEVSVVGL, from the coding sequence ATGACCCGGTCCCGTTCTCGTTCTCGCGGGCGGCCCCGCGCGCCGCTCACGCTCGCCGTGCCCGCGGTGCTCGCCGTCGCCTTTCTGCTGCTGCCGCTCGTCGGCATCCTCGCCCGGACCGAGTGGGGCGACCTCGGGAGTCATCTGACGACTCCCGGGGTCACGCAGGCCCTGAAGCTCTCGCTGCTCGTGTCCTTCTGGGCACTCGGGCTCTCGCTCCTGCTCGGGGTGCCGCTGGCCTGGCTGCTCGCGCGGGTGGAGTTCCGGGGGAAGACGCTCGTACGGTCCCTCGTACTGCTGCCGATGGTGCTGCCGCCGACCGTCGGCGGTGTCGCGCTGCTCCTCGGGTTCGGGCGGCGCGGGCTGCTCGGGCCGTGGCTGGAGGACACCTTCGGGATCGTGCTGCCCTTCCACACGTCGGGGGCGGTGGTCGCGGCGACGTTCGTCGCGATGCCCTTCCTCGTCATCAGCCTGGAGGGCGCGCTGGGTGGGCTGCGGCCCGGGTTCGAGGAGACCGCGGCCTCGCTGGGGGCGTCGCCGGTACGGGTGTTCCTCACCGTCACCCTGCCGATGGTCGCCCCCGGACTCGCCGCCGGTGCCGCGCTGACCTGGGCGCGGGCGCTCGGTGAGTTCGGGGCCACGATCACCTTCGCGGGCAACCTGCCGGGTACCACGCAGACCCTGCCCCTCCAGGTGTATCTGCTGCTGCAGGACTCGCCGGAGGCGGCGACTTCGCTGTCGTTGCTGCTGCTCGCCATCGCCATGGCCGTGCTGGTGGGATTGAGGGGGCGGTGGACCGCGGGGGGCGGCGGTTCGGGGCAGGGACGGGGGCCTGTGCGGGCCGGAGGCGGCGGCGATGAGGAGGGTGAGGAGGGCAAGGAGGAGCATGGTGGTCAGGTGGGGCCTGTGGCTCCGCCCGCGGATGTCGTCGGGGCGGGTGAGAAGTGGGGGCTGCACGCCGACGTCACCGGGTACAACCGGCTCACCCTCGACGCGCGGCCCGGCACCACCATCGCCGTCGTCGGGCCCAACGGGGCGGGCAAGACGACGTTGCTGCGCGCCCTCCTCGGCCTCACGCCTCGCGCCCACGCGGAGCTTCGGCTCGGCGAACGCGACGTCACGGGGCTGCCTCCGCATCGGCGCGGGGTCGCCTGGGTGCCTCAGGAAGGCGCGCTCTTCCCGCATCTGAACGCGCTGGGCAACACCGCGTACGGGCTGCGGGCGCAGGGCGTACGGCGTGCCGAGGCGCGGCGCGAGGCGCAGGCGTGGCTCGACCGGCTCGGCGTGGGGCACCTGGCGCACCGGCGGCCCGCCCAGCTCTCCGGCGGGCAGGCCCAGCGGGTCGCCCTGGCCCGGGCTCTGGCCGCCCGGCCCCGGCTGCTCCTCCTCGACGAGCCGCTCGCCGCGCTCGACCAGACCACCCGCGCCCACGTCCGGCACACCCTGCGCCGCCACCTCGACGGGTTCGGCGGCGTGTGCCTCATCGTCACGCACGACCCCGTCGAGGCTGTCTCGCTGGCGGACCGGGTCCTCGTACTCGACGAAGGCCGTACGTTGCAGGACGCGCCGCCCACGGAGGTCACCCGGCACCCGCGTTCGCCCTGGGTCGCCCGCATGCTCGGCCGCAACGCCTGGCCCGGCACGGCCGCCGCCGACGGGACGCTCGCGCTGGCGGGGGAGGGGCGCCTCGTCGTCGCCGACCCGCTGGAGGAGGGCGCGCGGGCGCTCGCCGTCATCGCGCCGGAGGCCGTGTCCCTGCACTGCGAGAAGCCGGGGGGCAGCCCGCGGAATGTGTGGCCGGGGGTGGTGCGTGAGATCACCACGGCGGGCAGCCGGCTGCGCGTGCTGGTCACCTCGGGTGAGGCGCCCGACCTGGTCGCCGAGATCACTCCGCAGGCGGCGGTGGAGCTGGGGCTCGTGGAGGGCGCCGAGGTGTGGACGAGCGTGAAGGCTACGGAGGTTTCGGTGGTGGGGCTTTGA
- the modA gene encoding molybdate ABC transporter substrate-binding protein encodes MSPKFSGRPVRRTVAAAATVALLVPLAACGSDDDSDGKKDKAGKDVSLTVLAASSLTDVFATAEKAYEKEHPGTKITVSAAGSQELAAQVKQGAPADVLVTADTKTMDGLKGETGEPTVIAKNRLVIATREGNPEKVEGLKDLGGSDLKVVLADDTVPVGRYSKQVLDKQGVHVKPVSKEANVRSVLSKVELGEADAGIVYRTDAATAPDKVDAVEIPDAQNAVASYPAATLKGSKNSAAAAAFVKWLSTPEAQKMLRDAGFQKP; translated from the coding sequence ATGTCCCCGAAGTTCTCCGGCCGCCCCGTCCGCCGTACCGTCGCCGCTGCCGCCACCGTCGCGCTGCTCGTTCCGCTCGCCGCCTGCGGCAGTGACGACGACAGCGACGGGAAGAAGGACAAGGCCGGGAAGGACGTCAGTCTCACCGTTCTCGCCGCCTCTTCCCTGACCGACGTTTTCGCCACGGCCGAGAAGGCGTACGAGAAGGAGCATCCGGGGACGAAGATCACCGTATCCGCCGCCGGGTCTCAGGAGCTCGCCGCTCAGGTCAAGCAGGGGGCACCCGCGGATGTGCTGGTGACCGCCGACACCAAGACCATGGACGGGCTCAAGGGCGAGACCGGTGAGCCCACCGTCATCGCCAAGAACCGGCTCGTCATCGCCACGCGGGAAGGCAATCCGGAGAAGGTCGAGGGGCTCAAGGATCTCGGCGGCAGTGACTTGAAGGTCGTTCTCGCCGACGACACCGTGCCCGTCGGGCGCTACAGCAAGCAGGTCCTCGACAAGCAGGGCGTCCACGTCAAGCCGGTCTCCAAGGAGGCCAACGTGCGGTCCGTGCTCAGCAAGGTCGAGTTGGGGGAGGCCGATGCCGGGATCGTGTATCGGACCGATGCCGCCACCGCGCCTGACAAGGTCGATGCCGTCGAGATCCCCGACGCGCAGAACGCCGTCGCCTCCTACCCTGCCGCGACCCTGAAGGGTTCCAAGAACAGCGCGGCGGCCGCCGCGTTCGTGAAGTGGCTCAGCACGCCCGAGGCACAGAAGATGCTGCGGGACGCCGGGTTCCAGAAGCCGTAG